One window from the genome of Marinobacter sp. M3C encodes:
- a CDS encoding IS1595 family transposase, with protein MMKNKIQFQKGYSLIELMRDYGTEEQCRNTLFQLRWPQGYVCPQCGGKSHCTLKTRALYQCNHCHHQHSLISGTIFEATKLPLATWFLAIYLLTQAKTGLSALSLHRQLGVSYNAAWSLKHKIMQVMKERDDSKVLSGVIQLDDVYWGGERHGGKSGRGSPNKTPFVVAVSVNEDGHPIHMNMNVVKGFRSKEIERWAKQHLEPGCQVVSDGLACFSAVKKAGCQHTSIVTGGGPACVSLVEFTWVNTMIGHVKNSLRGAYPAINHRHLPRYLAEFCYRFNRRFELDRMLPRFCFIAVRTPPMPIRLLKLAEVYG; from the coding sequence ATTATGAAAAACAAAATTCAATTTCAAAAAGGCTACAGCTTAATAGAACTCATGAGGGATTACGGTACCGAAGAGCAGTGCCGTAACACCCTGTTTCAATTACGCTGGCCTCAAGGCTATGTCTGCCCTCAATGCGGGGGAAAAAGTCATTGCACTCTAAAGACTCGTGCTCTCTACCAGTGCAATCATTGCCACCATCAACACTCGCTGATTAGCGGCACCATTTTTGAGGCGACCAAATTGCCTCTGGCAACCTGGTTCTTGGCGATATACCTGCTGACGCAGGCAAAAACGGGGCTCTCAGCTCTGTCATTACACCGGCAGCTCGGTGTTTCTTACAACGCCGCCTGGAGCCTCAAGCACAAAATCATGCAGGTCATGAAAGAACGTGACGACAGCAAGGTGCTATCCGGTGTAATTCAACTGGATGATGTTTATTGGGGCGGTGAGCGCCATGGCGGAAAATCAGGCCGAGGATCGCCCAATAAGACGCCCTTTGTCGTCGCGGTTTCCGTTAATGAAGACGGGCATCCGATCCACATGAATATGAATGTTGTTAAAGGCTTTCGTTCGAAAGAGATTGAGCGGTGGGCCAAACAGCATCTTGAGCCAGGGTGCCAAGTCGTATCCGATGGGTTGGCATGTTTTTCTGCTGTTAAAAAAGCGGGGTGCCAGCATACAAGCATTGTAACGGGTGGTGGGCCAGCCTGTGTCTCATTGGTAGAATTTACCTGGGTCAACACGATGATCGGGCATGTGAAGAACAGCCTGAGAGGGGCTTACCCTGCAATTAATCACAGACACCTGCCGCGCTACCTGGCGGAGTTCTGTTATCGCTTCAACCGGCGTTTTGAGCTGGACAGGATGTTGCCGCGATTTTGTTTCATTGCCGTTAGAACACCGCCTATGCCAATAAGGCTTTTGAAACTGGCTGAGGTTTATGGGTAA
- a CDS encoding TRAP transporter fused permease subunit has translation MSSDEPVGHLRSFSGFAGWLIGGLAVAWIAFHIVTAGVGMLPNYQQRAVHLGGALFFVFLLYQGSPRFPKLQLLLVDLPCACACLVLLGYVFVNYDAIVMTNWFINEAVEKVFGVTLFILLLEAVRRTLGWLFVGLILSFCVYAYFGPYFPGPLGHRGLSLDRMIYVFYMGSNGILGTLMGISATVVALFLILGALLNTSGAGDTFIRIAMRLGGRMRGGSGMVAVIGSAFMGMINGSTVANVASTGVLTIPLMRRLGFNRNLAGSVEAVASTGGQIMPPIMGPGAFLMAELLGIGYLDVAKAALVPSLMFFTALLLGVYLMARRYNLEALPTELIPTRREAYNLWAMTNLLVPIAVLLFFILQRYTIQLAVFWSIMSLLAMMITSALFWRSPLETNFSDPAKAKTDFDTREDIPPRKERDNAPFVRLAGVTKSTYRGLYQAAVSVVYIAMIIAAAQIMVSVINLTGLAVTFSQIILSVGGHYVILSLILTMLLAIILGMGMPTPAAYAVGAAVLAPPLLELGFDRLPAHLFLYFFASASAITPPVAAGIFAAIAISGGSFLGTARYALTLACSLFLMPFLFILNPELTLAGNPIDVLIAVLTAFVGIAFLSVAAVGHLWGSMSLLSRLLVGIGAIVMAVPGLLTNIIGITVITAGLAAHRFGPSGKRRVQKCGATGDRGSKSL, from the coding sequence ATGAGTTCTGATGAGCCGGTGGGTCATCTTCGTAGCTTCAGTGGGTTTGCCGGGTGGCTGATCGGCGGGCTTGCAGTGGCGTGGATTGCATTCCATATCGTCACGGCCGGCGTGGGCATGTTACCCAACTATCAACAACGCGCCGTTCACTTGGGGGGCGCTCTGTTTTTTGTATTTCTCCTCTACCAAGGGAGCCCTCGTTTCCCTAAGCTCCAGCTTCTGTTGGTCGACCTGCCCTGCGCATGTGCATGTTTGGTCCTACTGGGCTATGTCTTTGTCAATTACGACGCCATTGTAATGACCAACTGGTTCATTAATGAAGCTGTGGAGAAGGTATTTGGCGTCACCTTGTTTATTCTGTTGCTGGAGGCTGTCCGTCGAACTTTGGGTTGGCTTTTTGTAGGCCTGATCCTCAGTTTCTGTGTTTATGCCTATTTTGGCCCGTACTTCCCAGGTCCTCTTGGCCATCGGGGCCTTTCACTGGACCGTATGATTTACGTCTTTTACATGGGGAGCAACGGCATACTGGGTACACTCATGGGAATTTCAGCGACTGTCGTTGCTCTGTTTCTTATCCTGGGTGCACTACTCAACACCAGCGGCGCCGGCGACACCTTCATCCGGATTGCCATGCGTCTCGGGGGCCGCATGCGCGGCGGATCGGGGATGGTGGCAGTGATCGGTAGCGCGTTCATGGGGATGATCAACGGCAGTACGGTGGCCAACGTTGCCAGTACCGGTGTGCTTACCATTCCCCTCATGCGTCGGCTCGGATTCAATCGCAACCTGGCGGGCTCCGTTGAAGCAGTAGCATCGACCGGTGGGCAGATCATGCCCCCTATAATGGGCCCCGGCGCTTTCCTCATGGCGGAACTATTGGGGATTGGTTATCTCGATGTTGCCAAAGCCGCCCTTGTCCCATCGCTAATGTTCTTCACGGCGCTGTTGCTAGGGGTCTACTTAATGGCCCGGCGTTACAATCTCGAAGCGTTGCCGACTGAACTGATCCCGACTCGACGGGAAGCCTATAATCTCTGGGCGATGACCAATCTGCTTGTGCCGATCGCTGTTTTGCTATTCTTTATTCTTCAGCGTTACACAATACAATTGGCAGTATTCTGGTCGATCATGTCCCTTCTTGCGATGATGATTACCTCCGCGCTGTTCTGGCGCAGCCCGCTCGAAACCAACTTTAGCGATCCTGCTAAAGCGAAGACCGACTTTGATACCCGTGAGGACATACCTCCACGAAAAGAACGAGACAATGCGCCCTTCGTCCGTCTCGCGGGTGTTACAAAGTCGACCTACCGCGGCCTTTATCAGGCCGCGGTGAGCGTGGTTTACATTGCCATGATAATCGCTGCCGCCCAGATTATGGTTTCCGTCATCAACCTGACCGGCTTGGCGGTGACATTTTCACAAATAATTCTTTCGGTCGGTGGTCACTATGTGATCCTATCCCTGATTCTCACTATGCTGCTGGCCATCATTCTGGGCATGGGGATGCCCACTCCTGCCGCCTATGCCGTTGGTGCCGCTGTACTGGCGCCACCACTGCTGGAACTTGGCTTCGATCGCCTTCCGGCGCATCTCTTCCTGTACTTCTTCGCCAGTGCCTCGGCCATTACGCCACCGGTGGCGGCAGGCATTTTCGCGGCCATCGCTATCAGCGGGGGTAGCTTCTTAGGCACGGCCCGGTATGCCCTGACGCTAGCTTGCAGTCTTTTTCTCATGCCCTTCCTCTTCATCCTGAATCCGGAACTCACCCTTGCCGGCAACCCCATAGACGTCCTCATCGCGGTTCTTACCGCCTTCGTGGGCATCGCCTTTCTGTCGGTCGCGGCCGTAGGCCACCTTTGGGGTAGCATGAGTCTACTATCGCGGTTGCTCGTAGGCATTGGCGCCATCGTAATGGCCGTTCCTGGCCTGCTGACAAATATTATCGGCATCACGGTGATTACGGCCGGCCTCGCGGCACACCGTTTCGGGCCCAGCGGAAAACGCAGAGTTCAAAAATGTGGGGCTACGGGCGATCGCGGGAGCAAGTCTCTTTAG
- a CDS encoding TAXI family TRAP transporter solute-binding subunit — translation MALTIKGPTTKWLKTLISGAASVLAAGMLPLYASAQPQLAMGGTHSGSAFYSYQVTVLSDWIKNIDGLDISIQELGGATASTQALLRDEVDMGISVTSADHNAINGEGDFRQPTNNLRTLYFFAPLPLNWVVSADSDIKSVADLAGQDLNPGGRGTATEGETQTVLEILGIEPNYFRAGGSDALDAYQNRNLDAFVKSGLHPEGYIQQAHSSRPVRVLSMTQDQAQQVANARPYFSVGKVDVGGHYGEQANSLVTVQTAIGINTTPDLSEETAYNIVKRAFSEAGIQAAAVGYAPAAQIDPVQLTLDASVAPLHAGVVRYLKEQGHEVPERLIPPEYSE, via the coding sequence ATGGCACTAACAATCAAAGGCCCGACTACCAAATGGCTGAAAACTCTTATCTCCGGTGCTGCGAGTGTCCTCGCTGCCGGCATGCTACCACTCTACGCAAGCGCTCAACCCCAGCTCGCCATGGGCGGCACCCACAGTGGCTCGGCATTTTACTCTTACCAAGTCACCGTACTTTCGGACTGGATTAAAAACATCGACGGCCTCGATATAAGCATCCAAGAACTTGGCGGGGCCACTGCCTCCACTCAGGCGTTGCTTCGTGATGAAGTGGACATGGGGATCTCGGTAACGTCAGCCGACCACAATGCGATAAACGGTGAGGGCGATTTCCGCCAACCCACAAACAACCTCCGAACCCTGTATTTCTTTGCTCCACTTCCCCTGAACTGGGTGGTGTCGGCTGATTCCGATATTAAAAGCGTCGCCGACCTCGCCGGCCAAGACTTGAATCCCGGCGGCCGAGGCACCGCGACCGAAGGCGAGACCCAAACCGTTCTGGAAATTCTCGGTATTGAACCCAACTACTTTCGTGCCGGCGGCAGCGATGCGCTGGACGCCTATCAGAACCGGAATCTCGACGCGTTCGTTAAGTCCGGCCTCCATCCGGAGGGCTACATCCAGCAGGCGCACTCCTCGAGGCCCGTACGCGTTTTATCGATGACCCAAGATCAGGCACAACAGGTTGCGAATGCGCGCCCCTACTTCAGCGTCGGGAAGGTCGATGTCGGCGGACATTATGGTGAGCAGGCGAACTCCTTGGTTACCGTTCAGACCGCAATCGGGATCAACACCACACCTGACCTTAGCGAGGAAACTGCATACAACATAGTCAAGCGAGCATTCTCCGAGGCAGGCATCCAGGCCGCTGCCGTTGGGTATGCGCCTGCGGCTCAAATCGATCCGGTGCAGCTCACGCTCGACGCTAGCGTTGCGCCACTCCACGCCGGAGTTGTTCGCTATCTGAAGGAGCAGGGCCACGAGGTCCCCGAACGTCTGATCCCACCCGAGTACTCCGAATAA
- a CDS encoding IclR family transcriptional regulator C-terminal domain-containing protein, with protein sequence MYPTKRLLQVAQAVTAHDPLLESVSPVLYDLRDALGETVILGKHQGAEVVYLEVIDGTHTVRYAARPGDTKPLYSSAIGKAMLGQLPDGRLEALLERLTLLPVTENTLTDRERLLEDIKVSRKRGYFVTRGENVDDVLAVAVVRKAYGETLGLAIAGPMERMARNLERYQQTLAHHGDRLLML encoded by the coding sequence GTGTATCCCACGAAGCGGCTGTTACAGGTGGCGCAAGCCGTCACAGCTCATGACCCCTTGCTTGAAAGTGTTTCCCCTGTACTCTACGATCTCCGCGATGCACTTGGCGAAACGGTAATACTGGGCAAGCATCAAGGCGCCGAGGTGGTCTATCTGGAAGTCATCGATGGCACCCATACGGTACGCTACGCCGCTCGGCCGGGTGATACTAAACCGTTGTACTCCAGCGCTATCGGGAAGGCCATGTTGGGACAGCTGCCAGACGGACGGCTGGAGGCCCTGCTTGAGCGTTTGACTCTCCTCCCCGTCACTGAAAATACGCTTACCGATCGTGAACGGCTCCTGGAAGACATCAAGGTGAGCCGCAAGCGCGGCTACTTTGTAACGCGTGGCGAGAACGTCGACGATGTGCTTGCCGTTGCAGTTGTCCGCAAGGCCTATGGCGAGACGCTGGGGCTGGCGATAGCGGGTCCGATGGAGCGAATGGCCCGAAACCTGGAGCGGTACCAGCAAACGTTAGCCCATCATGGTGACCGCCTACTCATGCTCTGA
- a CDS encoding MFS transporter encodes MNSTADDGRLVLVATTWVQTMSSAAMLLVPTLAPQIAATFGISTGLVGLQISLLYGVAMLSSMQAGALTRRVGACRASQFAMALVSGACMIALAGTSTALLSATVLFGIAYGLTNPAAAQLLARFTLSRNRNMVYSIKQSGVPLGGILVGIAAPPLAQAWSWHAAFLVLGVTTLATSLALQFRRRFWDNDRDPDARLQGMGSLKVLYRRPPILWLGLGGLFLAAAQLSLLSFAIAFMVEELLIALVTAGIIMSVVHAAGVFGRIGWGLLADRVGRSVPVLYCLALAMAGLFTSIALLGTSMPQWLVIVLLVAAGLTAIGWNGVYLAEVARRSPQPEVGEATAAVLVLTYMGVLCGPALFSLIVGLSGSYAIGFLLPAVAAVLATFCLLACTRVSEMAVNQSMSRRSP; translated from the coding sequence ATGAATAGCACCGCAGATGACGGACGACTTGTGCTGGTGGCAACCACCTGGGTACAAACCATGAGCAGCGCGGCTATGTTGCTGGTTCCCACACTGGCGCCACAGATAGCCGCCACCTTCGGCATATCGACCGGGCTGGTGGGGCTGCAGATCAGCTTGCTTTACGGGGTAGCGATGCTGTCTTCAATGCAGGCGGGCGCACTGACCCGCCGGGTCGGGGCCTGTCGGGCAAGCCAGTTCGCTATGGCCTTAGTTTCTGGCGCCTGCATGATCGCGCTTGCTGGCACGTCCACAGCGCTGCTGTCGGCCACGGTGTTATTCGGGATCGCCTACGGCCTGACCAACCCGGCGGCCGCACAGCTCTTGGCGCGCTTTACGCTGAGCCGAAATCGCAACATGGTCTACTCGATCAAACAGTCCGGCGTTCCGTTAGGCGGCATCCTCGTAGGCATCGCGGCACCGCCCCTGGCACAGGCCTGGAGTTGGCACGCGGCGTTCCTTGTGCTGGGAGTGACGACGCTGGCCACGTCGTTAGCACTGCAGTTCCGCCGCCGTTTCTGGGATAACGACCGCGACCCCGACGCCCGGCTGCAGGGTATGGGCAGCCTTAAAGTGCTTTACCGCCGACCGCCGATTCTCTGGCTGGGCCTGGGGGGGTTATTTTTGGCCGCAGCCCAACTCTCGCTGCTGAGTTTTGCCATAGCCTTCATGGTGGAGGAGTTATTGATCGCGCTAGTCACTGCGGGGATCATCATGTCTGTGGTTCATGCTGCAGGTGTGTTCGGGCGTATCGGCTGGGGTCTGCTTGCCGATCGGGTGGGAAGGAGTGTACCGGTGCTCTATTGTCTTGCGCTTGCCATGGCGGGTCTTTTTACAAGTATCGCGCTGCTGGGTACGTCCATGCCTCAGTGGCTTGTGATTGTTCTTTTGGTGGCCGCCGGTCTGACGGCCATTGGCTGGAATGGCGTCTATTTGGCTGAGGTGGCTCGCAGAAGCCCTCAACCCGAGGTTGGGGAGGCCACGGCCGCAGTACTGGTGCTCACCTATATGGGCGTATTGTGTGGCCCCGCACTGTTCAGTCTGATTGTAGGATTGAGTGGGAGCTATGCGATCGGGTTTCTGCTCCCTGCGGTGGCGGCAGTGCTCGCCACTTTCTGCTTGCTCGCCTGTACTCGTGTTAGTGAAATGGCGGTAAATCAGAGCATGAGTAGGCGGTCACCATGA